The proteins below are encoded in one region of Halalkalicoccus jeotgali B3:
- a CDS encoding twin-arginine translocation signal domain-containing protein, whose amino-acid sequence MTLPDRGVLSRREYLKGLVAVGGASALAACLEEESNVEIPAGDPDAVPARQHAWNGVLSGDNENVVPARHHVLLSVSLARDPTDEDRERFENALATLERAYEWSHEGLLFAVGYTPQYFERVGWDSLPEPTALTDFESPEFESGDCQIHLASDHSQAVLAAEESLLGEVEEVNGVEMDSDIADLVGSRERLTGFVGPGLPAEHQDTPGVPDSEPIHEEAPFFMGFRSGFEESQATEDRVTIEEGPFAGGTTRHVESIAIDLRQWYEQDSQFQRVAKLFSHQHAAEGLVGEYGEKLDDSNALSAERIASTLEDARDHGVVGHAQKAARAREDGEPLLLRRDFNTTDGDRPGLHFLSLQREIDEFVRVREAMTGADLAADSAVGSITNNGILQYLTVRRRGNYLVPPRELRAFPDP is encoded by the coding sequence ATGACCCTCCCCGACCGAGGCGTCCTCTCGCGTCGCGAGTACCTCAAGGGACTCGTCGCCGTCGGCGGGGCGAGCGCACTCGCGGCCTGTCTCGAGGAGGAATCGAACGTCGAGATCCCGGCGGGCGATCCCGATGCCGTCCCGGCCCGCCAGCACGCCTGGAACGGCGTCCTCTCCGGGGACAACGAGAACGTCGTCCCCGCGCGCCATCACGTCCTGCTCTCCGTATCCCTCGCGCGTGACCCGACCGACGAGGACCGAGAGCGCTTCGAGAACGCGCTCGCGACCCTCGAACGCGCCTACGAGTGGAGCCACGAGGGACTGCTCTTTGCCGTCGGCTACACCCCACAGTACTTCGAGCGGGTCGGCTGGGACAGCCTGCCCGAACCCACGGCGCTGACCGACTTCGAGTCCCCCGAGTTCGAATCCGGCGACTGCCAGATCCACCTCGCGAGCGACCACTCCCAGGCGGTGCTCGCCGCCGAGGAGTCGCTGCTGGGCGAAGTCGAGGAGGTAAACGGCGTCGAAATGGACTCCGACATCGCGGATCTGGTTGGCTCGCGCGAGCGGCTCACCGGCTTCGTCGGTCCCGGTCTGCCCGCCGAGCACCAGGACACGCCGGGCGTGCCCGACTCGGAGCCGATCCACGAGGAGGCACCCTTCTTCATGGGGTTTCGCTCGGGCTTCGAGGAGAGTCAGGCGACCGAGGATCGCGTGACCATCGAGGAGGGCCCCTTCGCCGGGGGCACGACGCGCCACGTCGAATCGATCGCGATCGATCTCCGCCAGTGGTACGAACAGGACTCGCAGTTCCAGCGGGTGGCGAAACTGTTCAGCCACCAGCACGCCGCGGAGGGACTCGTCGGCGAGTACGGCGAGAAACTCGACGACTCGAACGCCCTGAGCGCCGAGCGCATCGCGAGTACCCTCGAGGACGCCCGCGACCACGGCGTCGTCGGCCACGCCCAGAAGGCCGCTCGCGCCCGCGAGGACGGCGAACCGCTCCTCCTTCGCCGGGATTTCAACACCACCGATGGGGACCGACCCGGGCTTCACTTCCTCTCGCTGCAGCGCGAGATCGACGAGTTCGTCCGCGTACGCGAGGCGATGACCGGCGCGGATCTCGCCGCCGACAGCGCCGTCGGCTCGATCACCAACAACGGCATCCTCCAGTATCTCACGGTGCGACGGCGGGGCAACTACCTCGTTCCGCCGCGCGAACTACGGGCGTTTCCCGACCCGTAG